The nucleotide sequence ACCCAACCAGGTAAATATGGATGCCATCTTTGCAATAGACGGATGCCATCTTTACAAAAGATGTCATCCGGGCATGACGGATGACATCTCTCAAAAGAGATGGCATCCGTGATATCAATTGTGGTTGACATTTTTATGCGTTCGCGAAACTCACCGGAACTATCGCTCAATTTATCCGGAATAACCCCTGATTATTCTTTCTTACTTTAACAAGTCTGACTAAAAAAGTTACCTTTCAGATTTAGAATCGTTTAATTTGTATAAATTTACAGTTCATGCTGATATAAAATATAAATACAATCGTATACTCATTCGTTACACAACATAATAAAAAGGTACCAGATAATAATACGAAAACAAGTACAAATGAGTAATAACGTTTAAATTAAATTGAAATGAAAAAAAGAAACAGATTTTGGAATTACTCATTATTAGTAATGGGCGTGTTATTAATGCTAACAAACAATTGTAAGAAAGACGATGACAACAATAATCAAGTAAAAGACATTGATGGCAATGTTTATCAGACCGTAATCATTGGTACACAAGTGTGGATGGTTGAGAACTTAAAAACCACCAAGTATAACGATGGTACGCCCATTCCACTAGTAACCGATGGAACTAATTGGTGGAACCATACCCCGGAATATTGCTGGTACAATAATGATATAGCAAATAAAGAAATTTATGGTGCATTATACAATTGGTTTGCAGTTGATACTGCAAGCAATGGCGGCAAAAATATAGCACCTATAGGTTGGCATGTGCCTACCGAGGCAGAGTGGACAATACTTACAACCTATTTAGGAGGTGACAGTCTTGTTGGCGGCAAATTAAAAGAAAAGGGAACAATCCATTGGCTAAGTCCTAATACCAGTGCAACCAACGAAAGCGGATTCACAGCTTTGCCTGGTGGTTACCGTGAATACACTGGTTCATTCTACTACATTGGCGACTCCGGTTACTGGTGGAGTTCTAGTAATCACGAGTTATATGCTCAAGATGCATGGTGTAGGCATATGAACTACTATTACAGTTATGCAGGAAGAGCATATTATGGTAAACAGTATGGGTTCTCAGTTCGTTGCGTGAAGGATTAAGACTATTTGATTTATTTTTCGCCTAGCGGTCGAACTTTCTTATAGAATCTAAAATAAAATATTAAAACAATTACGTTGTGTAATCGAGTCGACGGCTCCGCCAGCCGAAGCTGATGGAGAGCCCCTCCCCCACCATCCGCCTGAGGCGGAGTCACGAATACCCCGGTTTCCCGATTTCGTGGAGTTTATCCAGCTTTAAGCGGGACTCATCGCGACAGGCACTCATTATCATAGAATTTCAAGATAGTATTCCAGGAAAGATTGAAAGCCCCGCCTCTTCAGGCGTTCAAGAGTGATGGTTAACATTTTTATGCGTTTGCCGAAACTCGCCGGAACTATCGCTCAACATAAAAATAAAAAAAATCCTTGATTTTAGTACCTAATTAGATACCTTTGCAGAAAAAGTGTAAATGCCGACAATAGAAATCATTGACGGAATAAAAATTAACATTTACAATGGAGATCATAAACCTCCTCATATTCATGCCGTTTATAATGAATTTGAGGTATTGATAGTTATTGAAAGCAATGAAATTTTTGCAGGAAACTTACCTGGCAAACAATTAAAGAAAGTCTTTGACTGGCTTACAGGTAACTCATATTGGGCTTTAACCGTTTTTTATGAATTAAATCCATCACTAAAATGAGACGATATATCAAAACACCAAGGATTTTAAAGATAAACTGGATTAAGGGATTATCCTTATCTGTCGTATTCAACAACGGAGAATCCAGAATTATCGACTTCAGGAGAGTGTTGATGAAGATAAGTATAGATGAAAGATCAGCCGCTTCGATCCTCTTTGAACCAAAAGAATTTGCTAAAGTAGAGCTTCAGAACAACACCCTTTCATGGAGCAATGTAAAGCAGTTCATTACGATGCGAAATAATGAAAAGAAACACGTTCCGTTCGAGATAGGGGCTGATATATTATTGCGTTATAGCCGACCTGAAAAATCGGCCGTTTCAGTAAAAATCGGACGACTTATAAGAGAATCGAGGATGAAATCAGGATTGACACAGCAGGAATTAGCACTTAGAAGCGGAACAACCCGAAACTATATTTCACGGATTGAAAACGACAGATCCGACATCGAACTGGATACACTACGAAAAATAATTGAAATTGGATTAGGAAAGCAGTTGGATTTGATAATTAAATAACAACCGCTAATCGAGTAGGCCGCTCCGACAGCCATAGATGCCGGAGCGCCCCTATCCCACCATCCGCCGGAGGCGGAGTCACGGATACGGCGGTTTCCCGATTATGCTTCACTCAGAATTACGGATGACATCTCTCAAAAGAAATGGCATCCGTTGAATACTGAACAAACCTTACTGCAGATAAATTAATGCCGCAATAAAAGTCACACCCTCACAACTATCTTAGGATTTACCGGCGGGAATCATGTTGAAAATTGTTTCATTGCGATTAGCCCTCATTAGTCCCTGTGTATGACTAATTTCCCCGAGACTTGTGACTTGCTTGTTGTGATCTGTAAAATATACATTCCATTCGGTAGTACTTCAATGTTAATGGAGGAATTTTCAGGATCGACGGAAGAGCTTAAAACCTCTTTTCCGCAAATATCCATAATCCTTATTTTTAAAATTTCATTGTTAACTGAATGCCTTATCCAAAATTGATCTTGTGCTGGATTAGGGAAAATAGTAAAACAATCGCTAAATCCGTTATCAGGAACATCGAATGTCAAGTCGTTATGTATAATTGATTCCATAGAATAATATGACCAGTTTTTAAATTTACTGTGTAGCAGGTCTGTTCCGAAGGATAATACACCGTAACTGGTGTAGTCATAATTATTCCCGACTTTTATTATTGAACTACCGCTTTCACCCGGAATTCCACTTGTATAATGTATTCCGATATGATCATCATCAACATAATCTACCACACCATAATTATAATAAAGAGTATCACCATTATATTCATTTGTATCTATAGGTAGAATTGTGACCCCGGGGTAAGTGAATTTATAGTAAATCCCTTCTTTAAGCAGACTGTCGACCGAATTAAATCCAATACTTATCCAACCTGTTTTATCCCCAATAGGTTCCTCTAATTGAAGCACAGCAAGATCATTGTGCCACGGGGTAGGGTCTTTAAAGACAAATACCTTTTGTACCCAGGAACATGGAAATATGCTATTGAACTCTCCGTTGTCAAAAACCGGACAAACATATATTGAATCCATTCTAAGAGTATCTGAAGCGGTCATACCAAAAAAACAATGCCTGGCCGTCAGTACGTGCCTTCTGCTGATAATACTCCCTGAGCAGTTATTATGGAGGGTATCATTCCTCATTGAATATAATACTATACTGGTTCTTATCGGATATTTTGTCAGATCATAATCTAACGAAGCTCTTTTTTTATATGTAAACTGACTGCCCGGGTAAACATTATTTACGGGCGGAACCTGCTCTAATGTTTCGATTTCGGAATTCCATAATCCTAATGAATAATTCGTCTTATCACTTAATACTGTTGTGTCGAATTGAATATTCGTGATAGAATCTACACTTCCATTCATAAGATCAAAAACCAAAATAGTTTTTGTCTGCGCATTAGAATAAAGTGCACTAATTGTCAGAATAAAAATTTTGAGACCTTTCATAAAGTGAATGTTTCATTAGAGCTAACATCTGTGATTATGACTGTATTTATAAAACTTATCAGTATTCTCAATTAGTTCATACAAATATAACGAATTCAAATATTATAATCACTTTTTCAGGATGATTTATGGTAGTGCAGGTGAGGAAGAAAAGCAGGAATGGACCGGGAGGTGAAAGATGAAGAATGAAACAAAATCCTTCATCTTATATCGTTCATTCTTCATTCTTCTTCTTCTGGCCTTTTTTGACTACCTCAAAATTTAGCAGGTCGCTCTTAATGAACCAGTTCTGATAAAAAAGTTATTTTTAAATTTAGAATCGTCAAATTTGTTTATATTTACAGAACATGCTGATAGGTGAAAAATAACTACCAGTGTATACACAATCGTTATTGCCAATTAACGCAACCCTTCACCAATTTGATTCATCTTGAATAAAAATAATTACTATGAAAAGAAAAATATTTATTATCTTAATCCAGATGGTTTTTATTGCATCTTGTGAAAAGAGTGACAAAATAATTGAAATTACTAATGACTGTAAATTTTACGACAATATTCTAAGCACATGTTTTTATGGGATAAGTGGTTCAAAATACAATGAGATTATTATTACAGATAACGAGACTTATCAA is from Bacteroidota bacterium and encodes:
- a CDS encoding fibrobacter succinogenes major paralogous domain-containing protein: MKKRNRFWNYSLLVMGVLLMLTNNCKKDDDNNNQVKDIDGNVYQTVIIGTQVWMVENLKTTKYNDGTPIPLVTDGTNWWNHTPEYCWYNNDIANKEIYGALYNWFAVDTASNGGKNIAPIGWHVPTEAEWTILTTYLGGDSLVGGKLKEKGTIHWLSPNTSATNESGFTALPGGYREYTGSFYYIGDSGYWWSSSNHELYAQDAWCRHMNYYYSYAGRAYYGKQYGFSVRCVKD
- a CDS encoding DUF4160 domain-containing protein; translated protein: MPTIEIIDGIKINIYNGDHKPPHIHAVYNEFEVLIVIESNEIFAGNLPGKQLKKVFDWLTGNSYWALTVFYELNPSLK
- a CDS encoding helix-turn-helix transcriptional regulator produces the protein MRRYIKTPRILKINWIKGLSLSVVFNNGESRIIDFRRVLMKISIDERSAASILFEPKEFAKVELQNNTLSWSNVKQFITMRNNEKKHVPFEIGADILLRYSRPEKSAVSVKIGRLIRESRMKSGLTQQELALRSGTTRNYISRIENDRSDIELDTLRKIIEIGLGKQLDLIIK
- a CDS encoding T9SS type A sorting domain-containing protein, which gives rise to MKGLKIFILTISALYSNAQTKTILVFDLMNGSVDSITNIQFDTTVLSDKTNYSLGLWNSEIETLEQVPPVNNVYPGSQFTYKKRASLDYDLTKYPIRTSIVLYSMRNDTLHNNCSGSIISRRHVLTARHCFFGMTASDTLRMDSIYVCPVFDNGEFNSIFPCSWVQKVFVFKDPTPWHNDLAVLQLEEPIGDKTGWISIGFNSVDSLLKEGIYYKFTYPGVTILPIDTNEYNGDTLYYNYGVVDYVDDDHIGIHYTSGIPGESGSSIIKVGNNYDYTSYGVLSFGTDLLHSKFKNWSYYSMESIIHNDLTFDVPDNGFSDCFTIFPNPAQDQFWIRHSVNNEILKIRIMDICGKEVLSSSVDPENSSINIEVLPNGMYILQITTSKSQVSGKLVIHRD